The DNA sequence GGTGCGCGTCCGGTGACGGTGCACGCTGTGACGGGTTCGTCGGCCGACGTCACCGTGAACATGGGCCCCGCCCGTCTCGGCGTCGACAGCAAAGCCCAGATCGACGGCCGGCGGTACGCCGGGGTGTCGGTGGATGTCGGCAATCCCCATCTGGCGTGCGTGGTCGACGGACTGACGCCAGAAGATTTGGCGGACATCGACCTGTGCGGGTCGATCACGTTCGACAACGCAGTCTTTCCCGATGGTGTGAATATCGAACTGATCACCGCACCGTTGTCCGCAGGCGTTGCGGACGCCGTGGACACGGTGGACGCCGAGATCACGATGCGGGTCCACGAACGCGGAGTCGGTGAAACCCGCAGCTGCGGTACCGGAGTCGTCGCCGCCGGCGCCGCTGCTCTGCGGTTCATGGAAAGGTCCGAGGGGACGGTACTCGTCAACGTTCCCGGGGGTCAGATCACGGTGACGGTCGATGACGAGAACACAACGCTGCGCGGCCCGTCGGTACTCGTCGGCGCCGGAGTGCTCAACGAGGGATGGCTCTAAAATCGGTATGCACCACACCTACCCGAGTGTCACCATGGTGATCTCATGACCGAAATCAACAAAGCCGGCAACGACCAGCGCGACGCGCCGACGATCGGCGAACTCCAACTCGACGAACGCAGTTCGCTGCAGCGCGTCGCCGGATTGTCCACAGAGCTCACCGACGTCACCGAGGTCGAGTACCGCCAGCTGCGACTCGAACGGGTTGTCCTGGTCGGGGTCTGGACGCAGGGCAGCACCACTGCGCAAGCCAATTCCAGTCTCGCCGAGCTCAAGGCCCTCGCCGAGACGGCAGGGTCGGAAGTTCTCGAAGGTCTCATCCAGCGTCGTGAGAAGCCGGATCCGGCAACCTATATCGGGTCCGGCAAAGCTCACGAGCTGCGTGAGATCGTCTTGGCCACCGGCGCCGACACCGTCATCTGCGATGGCGAGCTGACCCCTGCTCAGCTGACTGCTCTGGAAAAAGTGGTCAAGGTCAAGGTCGTCGATCGAACTGCGCTGATCCTCGACATCTTCGCCCAGCACGCGACGTCGCGAGAAGGCAAGGCGCAGGTCGCGCTGGCGCAGATGGAGTACATGCTCCCGCGGCTTCGTGGCTGGGGTGAATCCATGTCCCGGCAGGCGGGTGGCCGTGCCGGCAGCAATGGCGGCGTGGGACTGCGCGGACCCGGTGAGACGAAGATCGAGACCGACCGTCGACGGATCCGCGAACGCACAGCGAAACTGCGGCGCGAGATCCGCGAGATGAAGACGTCACGAACCACCAAGCGGGCCAAGCGAAAGCAGGCTGCCGCGTCAGCGGTGACCATCGTCGGGTACACGAATGCCGGCAAGTCGAGTTTGATCAACGCGCTGACCGGCTCGGGCGTGCTGGTCCAGAACGCCCTGTTCGCAACCCTCGATCCGACAACCCGTCAGATGTCCCTCGAGGATGGCCGTGAACTGGTCATCACCGACACCGTCGGATTTGTCCGGCATCTGCCCACCCAGCTGGTCGAGGCCTTCCGTTCGACCCTCGAGGAGGTTGCCGACGCCGATCTGCTCCTGCACATCGTTGATGGTTCGGACCCGGTTCCGACCGACCAGATCATGGCGGTGCGGAAGGTGATCGAATCCGTGCTCGTGGAGGAGAAGGCAACGGCTCCTCCCGAACTGCTCGTGATCAACAAGATCGATGCCGCCGACCCGCTGGTACTCGCGCAGCTGAAAGGATTGTTCCCGACAGCCGTGTTCATCTCGGCGGCCACCGGCGAGGGCATCGACGTACTCCTCGATCGCATCCGGGAGTCGGTGGCCAGGAATGACGTGCACGTCAGCGTCCGGGTGCCGTATGAGCGTGGCGACCTCGTGTCGCGGATCCATGCCGAGGGTGACGTATTGACCGAACGTCACGAGCCGGACGGGACTGCGATCACCGCCACGGTGCCCGCCGCGCTGTCGCGCCAGCTGGCATCTCTGGCCATCCCGGAGGCGGCCGAATAGCGCTCCGAACTGCAGCTTTGGGCCAGATGTAGAATCCGGTTACAGTTGGATATCCAACCAATGCCACCTGTAATGGAGACCTGACGATGGAACGCACCCTTTTCGAGCCCGAGCACCTTCTCTTCCGCGATTCGTACCGGAGCTTCCTCGAACAGCACGTGGCACCGAACCACGAACGCTGGGAAGAGCAGAACCTGGTGGACCGGGATGTCTGGGTCGAAGCAGGCAAGAACGGATTCCTCGCGGTGGAGGCTCCCGAGGAGTTCGGCGGCGGGGGAGTCGACGACTTCCGTTACAACACCATCATCGACGAAGAGACCGTCCGCGGCGGCTACAGCGGTATCGGCTTCGCGCTGCACAACGACGTGGTGGCTCCGTACCTGCTCGACCTCTGCAACGACGAGCAGAAGGCACGTTGGCTGCCCGGCTTCGTCTCCGGTGAGCTGATCACCGCGATCGCGATGACCGAGCCCGGCACCGGTTCCGATCTGCAGGGCATCAAGACCAACGCCAAGAAAGACGGCGACAACTGGGTGCTGAACGGCTCCAAGACGTTCATCACCAACGGCATCAACGCCGACCTCGTCATCGTGGTGGCCCGCACCGACCCTGAGGCCGGTGCGAAGGGGTTCAGCCTGCTGGTGGTCGAGCGCGGTATGGAGGGATTCGAACGCGGCCGCAATCTCGACAAGGTCGGGATGAAGGCGCAGGACACCGCCGAGCTGAGCTTCGACAACGTCAAGGTGCCCGCCGAGAACTTGCTGGGCGAGGAGGGCATGGGCTTCATCTACCTGATGCAGAACCTTCCGCGGGAGCGCCTGTCGATCGCTGTTGTGGCGGCCGGCGCCATGGAGTCGGTTCTCGAGACGACAATCCAGTACACGAAGGACCGCAAGGCATTTGGCCGCCCGATCGGTAGCTTCCAGAACTCGCGGTTCCTGCTCGCCGAACTGGCGACGTCCACCGCTACCACCCGTGTGTTCGTCGATCGGTGTATCGAACTGCTCAACGAGAAGAAGCTCACCGTTCCGGACGCGGCGATGGCGAAGTACTACGCCACCGAGAACCAGGTCCACCTCATCGATCGTTGCCTGCAGCTGCACGGCGGCTACGGCTACATGCGTGAGTACTCGGTGGCCAAGGCCTTCCTCGATTCACGAGTTCAGACCATCTACGGCGGCACCACCGAGATCATGAAGGAAGTCATCGGCCGAAGCCTCGGCGTCTGAGTACGAGTTTCAGAACTACGCGAAGTGGGGTGCACCGGAAGGTGCACCCCACTCGTGTCTGCGTAGTCTCCGCGTCTGCCCGGTTACCGAGGATGTTGCCGGACGCCTCAGAGGCGCCGCATCACCGTGACAACTTTCCCCAACACCACGGCGTTGTCGCCGGGGATGGGGTCGAACACTGGGTTGTGCGGCATCAGCCACACCGCATCCTTGGTGCGTTTGAACGTCTTGACGGTCGCCTCCCCGTCGATCATGGCCGCAACGATGTCGCCGTTGTCTGCGACATTCTGCTGCCTGACGACCACCCAGTCGCCGTCACAGATGGCGGCATCGATCATCGACTCGCCGACCACTCGCAGGAGGAACAAAGATCCTTCCCCGACAAGCTCTTTCGGTAGCGGGAACACGTCTTCGACGGCTTCCTCGGCCAGGATCGGCCCGCCGGCCGCGATGCGGCCGAGGACCGGAACGAACGTCGGTGTCGGCAGGGATTCGTCGGGGACCTGGACCTGGCCGGCAGCCGTGGCCGGATTGAGGTCGGTGTCCTGGATGTTGACCGCCCGGGGACGGTTGTTCTCGCGCTGGAGGAATCCTTTGCGCTCGAGGGTTCGGAGCTGATGAGCGACCGACGACGTGGAGGTGAGGCCGACAGCATCACCGATCTCGCGGATGGACGGGGGATAGCCGCGTTCGCGGACCGACGCCCGGATCACCTCCAGCACGGCTTTCTGGCGCGGGGTCAGCGACCCCTCGGCCAGCGGTTCGGAAGTGACCACCGTCGCGGCCGCCGCGTCCGGCGGCGTCCGGGTGTCTGTCGTATCGGCCATCAGGTCCTCCAGTTCGTATGGTGTCCGGCCAAGGTGTCGTAGCTGTCGAGAGAGGTAAACGCACACGTTGTTCGTTGGATTATGGGGATCACGCTAATGCAATCTGTCACAACTCTCAAACATTTGTTCGATTGGGCGTGGCGTGTGTCGGACCACCGTGATACAACTCGAACAATCGTTCAATCGAACGAGTGATCGAACTGTTGACCCGAGGATCGAACAATGACTGCAGCCACCACCATCAGCCGCCCGGCCGCTGAGCGGCCCCGTCGCCGCCTCGCCCGAGTCGGTGGGCCCGTCGCCTCCGATCAGTACACCCGCACGGCGCGAGCGCGTGTCGACAGTACTCGTCGGCCGGCCGACCGCAGGCTCGCCGCCGACCGCCGTGTTGTGGTTGGCTGCGCCGAGCCGGGCAGTTCCGCACCGACGGTCGCCGTCGAGCGCGATGTGTATTTCCGCCGACGTGCCTGGGCCGGGGCCGCCGTGGTCGGAATCGGCCTGATGATGCTCGTGTTGTTCCTCATGTTCTTCGGCCGGGTGGTCGAGAGCGGTGCCGCTCCGGCGAACACCGGGACCGCTGTCGTCCATGTGCAGTCGGGAGAATCGTTGGGCGACATCGCCTCTCGAATCGCACCCGAGATGCCGACCGAAGCGGTGGTGGAGAAGATCATGGACCTCAACGCGATGAGCAATTCAGCGTTGTCGCCGGGGCAATCCCTGGTGACGCCGATCTACGCGCGGTAGCCGCAGTGTTGGGGCAAGCAATCGGCCGGGCGGTATCCTCTACAACAGAGTGTCCGGTCATTCCGACGGGGCCGCTGACGTCCGAGGAACCCTGCATGCACTGCCCGTTTTGCAAGAACGAG is a window from the Williamsia sp. DF01-3 genome containing:
- a CDS encoding acyl-CoA dehydrogenase family protein — protein: MERTLFEPEHLLFRDSYRSFLEQHVAPNHERWEEQNLVDRDVWVEAGKNGFLAVEAPEEFGGGGVDDFRYNTIIDEETVRGGYSGIGFALHNDVVAPYLLDLCNDEQKARWLPGFVSGELITAIAMTEPGTGSDLQGIKTNAKKDGDNWVLNGSKTFITNGINADLVIVVARTDPEAGAKGFSLLVVERGMEGFERGRNLDKVGMKAQDTAELSFDNVKVPAENLLGEEGMGFIYLMQNLPRERLSIAVVAAGAMESVLETTIQYTKDRKAFGRPIGSFQNSRFLLAELATSTATTRVFVDRCIELLNEKKLTVPDAAMAKYYATENQVHLIDRCLQLHGGYGYMREYSVAKAFLDSRVQTIYGGTTEIMKEVIGRSLGV
- a CDS encoding LysM peptidoglycan-binding domain-containing protein codes for the protein MTAATTISRPAAERPRRRLARVGGPVASDQYTRTARARVDSTRRPADRRLAADRRVVVGCAEPGSSAPTVAVERDVYFRRRAWAGAAVVGIGLMMLVLFLMFFGRVVESGAAPANTGTAVVHVQSGESLGDIASRIAPEMPTEAVVEKIMDLNAMSNSALSPGQSLVTPIYAR
- the lexA gene encoding transcriptional repressor LexA; translated protein: MADTTDTRTPPDAAAATVVTSEPLAEGSLTPRQKAVLEVIRASVRERGYPPSIREIGDAVGLTSTSSVAHQLRTLERKGFLQRENNRPRAVNIQDTDLNPATAAGQVQVPDESLPTPTFVPVLGRIAAGGPILAEEAVEDVFPLPKELVGEGSLFLLRVVGESMIDAAICDGDWVVVRQQNVADNGDIVAAMIDGEATVKTFKRTKDAVWLMPHNPVFDPIPGDNAVVLGKVVTVMRRL
- the dapF gene encoding diaminopimelate epimerase, coding for MFARVDFVKGHGTQNDFVLLPDPGVQLDLTPEFVSALCDRHRGIGADGVLRVATAGALRDAGVLTALGAGIADDDWFMDYRNGDGSIAEMCGNGVRVFAHFLAAHELVSERSFTVGSRAGARPVTVHAVTGSSADVTVNMGPARLGVDSKAQIDGRRYAGVSVDVGNPHLACVVDGLTPEDLADIDLCGSITFDNAVFPDGVNIELITAPLSAGVADAVDTVDAEITMRVHERGVGETRSCGTGVVAAGAAALRFMERSEGTVLVNVPGGQITVTVDDENTTLRGPSVLVGAGVLNEGWL
- the hflX gene encoding GTPase HflX translates to MTEINKAGNDQRDAPTIGELQLDERSSLQRVAGLSTELTDVTEVEYRQLRLERVVLVGVWTQGSTTAQANSSLAELKALAETAGSEVLEGLIQRREKPDPATYIGSGKAHELREIVLATGADTVICDGELTPAQLTALEKVVKVKVVDRTALILDIFAQHATSREGKAQVALAQMEYMLPRLRGWGESMSRQAGGRAGSNGGVGLRGPGETKIETDRRRIRERTAKLRREIREMKTSRTTKRAKRKQAAASAVTIVGYTNAGKSSLINALTGSGVLVQNALFATLDPTTRQMSLEDGRELVITDTVGFVRHLPTQLVEAFRSTLEEVADADLLLHIVDGSDPVPTDQIMAVRKVIESVLVEEKATAPPELLVINKIDAADPLVLAQLKGLFPTAVFISAATGEGIDVLLDRIRESVARNDVHVSVRVPYERGDLVSRIHAEGDVLTERHEPDGTAITATVPAALSRQLASLAIPEAAE